One Onychomys torridus chromosome 17, mOncTor1.1, whole genome shotgun sequence genomic window carries:
- the Lamp1 gene encoding lysosome-associated membrane glycoprotein 1 isoform X2 has product MAAPGARRPLLLLLLAGLAHGASALFVVKDSNGTACIMANFSAFFRTAYETEHGSQNATFSLPPSAEVLNSNSSCGSENASEPSLTIAFGSGYSLMLSFTRNATRYRVQHMHFTYNLSDTQYFTNASTKGIHSVDSITDIKADINKTYRCLSAVQIHMGNVTVTLHDATIQAYLSNNNFSKEETRCTQDGPSPTTGPPSPSPPPSPSPPLVPTNPTVTKYNVTGENGTCLLASMALQMNITYFKKDNMTVTRAFNISPNDTAHGTCSLHVVTLRVENKNSVLELKFGMNASSSLFFLQEVQLNMTLPDATEPTFTASNHSLRALQATLGNSYKCNTEEHIYVSKAFSLNVFSVQVQAFKVESDRFGSVEECVQDGNNMLIPIAVGGALAGLVLIVLIAYLIGRKRSHAGYQTI; this is encoded by the exons ATGGCGGCCCCCGGCGCCCGGCGGCCGCTGCTCCTGTTGCTTCTGG CAGGCCTTGCCCACGGTGCCTCAGCATTGTTTGTGGTGAAAGACAGCAATGGTACAGCTTGTATAATGGCCaacttctctgccttcttccGGACCGCCTACGAAACTGAACATGGTTCTCAG AACGCTACCTTTTCCCTGCCACCCTCTGCAGAAGTACTGAACAGTAACAGTTCTTGTGGTAGTGAAAATGCTTCTGAACCCAGCCTCACGATTGCTTTTGGAAGCGGATATTCACTGATGCTCAGCTTCACAAGAAATGCAACACGTTACCGTGTCCAGCACATGCATTTTACTTACAACTTGTCAGACACACAATATTTCACCAATGCCAGCACCAAGG GGATCCACTCTGTGGACTCCATAACTGACATCAAGGCAGACATCAACAAAACATACCGATGTTTGAGTGCTGTCCAGATCCACATGGGCAATGTGACTGTCACACTCCACGATGCCACTATCCAGGCCTACCTGTCAAATAACAACTTCAGCAAGGAAG AGACACGCTGCACACAGGATGGACCTTCTCCAACCACTGGGCCGCCCAGCCCCTCACCGCCGCCCAGCCCCTCGCCACCACTTGTGCCCACAAACCCCACTGTGACTAAATACAATGTGACTGGTGAAAACGGAACCTGCCTGCTTGCCTCTATGGCACTGCAGATGAACATCACCTACTTCAAGAAGGACAACATG ACTGTGACCAGAGCATTCAACATCAGTCCAAATGACACAGCTCATGGGACCTGCAGTCTCCATGTGGTGACCCTGAGAGTGGAGAACAAGAacagtgtcctggaactcaagtttGGGATG AATGCCAGTTCTAGCCTGTTTTTCCTACAAGAAGTCCAGTTGAACATGACTCTTCCCGATGCCACAG AGCCCACGTTCACCGCCTCCAACCATTCGCTGAGAGCTCTTCAGGCCACGCTCGGGAACTCCTACAAGTGCAACACTGAAGAGCACATCTACGTCAGCAAGGCGTTTTCCCTTAATGTCTTCAGTGTCCAGGTCCAGGCTTTCAAGGTGGAAAGTGACAGGTTTGGGTCTG TGGAAGAGTGTGTGCAGGATGGCAACAACATGCTGATCCCCATTGCCGTTGGCGGAGCCCTGGCAGGGCTGGTCCTCATCGTCCTCATCGCCTACCTCATCGGCAGGAAGAGGAGTCACGCTGGCTACCAGACCATCTAg
- the Lamp1 gene encoding lysosome-associated membrane glycoprotein 1 isoform X1: MAAPGARRPLLLLLLAGLAHGASALFVVKDSNGTACIMANFSAFFRTAYETEHGSQNATFSLPPSAEVLNSNSSCGSENASEPSLTIAFGSGYSLMLSFTRNATRYRVQHMHFTYNLSDTQYFTNASTKDAGQRLRIHSVDSITDIKADINKTYRCLSAVQIHMGNVTVTLHDATIQAYLSNNNFSKEETRCTQDGPSPTTGPPSPSPPPSPSPPLVPTNPTVTKYNVTGENGTCLLASMALQMNITYFKKDNMTVTRAFNISPNDTAHGTCSLHVVTLRVENKNSVLELKFGMNASSSLFFLQEVQLNMTLPDATEPTFTASNHSLRALQATLGNSYKCNTEEHIYVSKAFSLNVFSVQVQAFKVESDRFGSVEECVQDGNNMLIPIAVGGALAGLVLIVLIAYLIGRKRSHAGYQTI; the protein is encoded by the exons ATGGCGGCCCCCGGCGCCCGGCGGCCGCTGCTCCTGTTGCTTCTGG CAGGCCTTGCCCACGGTGCCTCAGCATTGTTTGTGGTGAAAGACAGCAATGGTACAGCTTGTATAATGGCCaacttctctgccttcttccGGACCGCCTACGAAACTGAACATGGTTCTCAG AACGCTACCTTTTCCCTGCCACCCTCTGCAGAAGTACTGAACAGTAACAGTTCTTGTGGTAGTGAAAATGCTTCTGAACCCAGCCTCACGATTGCTTTTGGAAGCGGATATTCACTGATGCTCAGCTTCACAAGAAATGCAACACGTTACCGTGTCCAGCACATGCATTTTACTTACAACTTGTCAGACACACAATATTTCACCAATGCCAGCACCAAGG ATGCTGGCCAGAGGCTAA GGATCCACTCTGTGGACTCCATAACTGACATCAAGGCAGACATCAACAAAACATACCGATGTTTGAGTGCTGTCCAGATCCACATGGGCAATGTGACTGTCACACTCCACGATGCCACTATCCAGGCCTACCTGTCAAATAACAACTTCAGCAAGGAAG AGACACGCTGCACACAGGATGGACCTTCTCCAACCACTGGGCCGCCCAGCCCCTCACCGCCGCCCAGCCCCTCGCCACCACTTGTGCCCACAAACCCCACTGTGACTAAATACAATGTGACTGGTGAAAACGGAACCTGCCTGCTTGCCTCTATGGCACTGCAGATGAACATCACCTACTTCAAGAAGGACAACATG ACTGTGACCAGAGCATTCAACATCAGTCCAAATGACACAGCTCATGGGACCTGCAGTCTCCATGTGGTGACCCTGAGAGTGGAGAACAAGAacagtgtcctggaactcaagtttGGGATG AATGCCAGTTCTAGCCTGTTTTTCCTACAAGAAGTCCAGTTGAACATGACTCTTCCCGATGCCACAG AGCCCACGTTCACCGCCTCCAACCATTCGCTGAGAGCTCTTCAGGCCACGCTCGGGAACTCCTACAAGTGCAACACTGAAGAGCACATCTACGTCAGCAAGGCGTTTTCCCTTAATGTCTTCAGTGTCCAGGTCCAGGCTTTCAAGGTGGAAAGTGACAGGTTTGGGTCTG TGGAAGAGTGTGTGCAGGATGGCAACAACATGCTGATCCCCATTGCCGTTGGCGGAGCCCTGGCAGGGCTGGTCCTCATCGTCCTCATCGCCTACCTCATCGGCAGGAAGAGGAGTCACGCTGGCTACCAGACCATCTAg